In the Paraflavitalea devenefica genome, one interval contains:
- a CDS encoding RNA polymerase sigma-70 factor gives MSNCLRPIQDAICKGHEPALTELYKLFSKRLLHFARVITRSPEIAEEIVEDVFVKLWTNRARINEVDNLTVYLYVATKNQALNAVAQKAKALIQAPFDDLDIEAGQMATDPYTQLVTAEIMMKMQQAVDSLPPRCKIIFKLVREDGLKHREVAEILNISINTVDVQMAIAIKKICTALNIDRNIRHAEKAARQRGKGAGAESLLILYYCLLLSGKLATLLPEV, from the coding sequence ATGTCCAACTGCTTGCGCCCCATACAGGATGCTATCTGTAAAGGTCATGAACCTGCCCTTACGGAATTGTACAAACTCTTCAGTAAACGCCTGCTGCACTTCGCACGCGTCATCACCCGCTCACCGGAAATTGCCGAAGAAATAGTGGAAGATGTATTTGTAAAACTGTGGACTAATCGCGCCCGTATAAACGAAGTGGACAATCTTACCGTTTACTTATATGTGGCTACCAAAAACCAGGCCCTCAATGCGGTTGCCCAAAAAGCGAAAGCGCTCATCCAGGCCCCTTTTGATGACCTTGATATAGAAGCCGGCCAGATGGCTACAGATCCTTACACGCAACTGGTAACAGCAGAAATAATGATGAAAATGCAACAGGCGGTAGACAGCCTGCCACCGCGTTGTAAGATCATTTTCAAGCTTGTACGGGAAGACGGGCTTAAACACCGGGAGGTCGCAGAGATACTCAACATCTCTATCAATACCGTGGATGTGCAAATGGCCATTGCCATCAAAAAAATATGCACTGCGTTAAACATAGACAGGAATATCCGTCATGCAGAAAAGGCTGCCCGCCAGAGAGGCAAGGGAGCTGGTGCGGAGTCTCTGTTGATACTATACTATTGCCTGCTCTTATCCGGGAAGCTGGCTACGCTGCTACCCGAAGTATAA
- a CDS encoding glycoside hydrolase family 43 protein: protein MMRLLSATSIITCLLGMTNTGLAQTNTSVSKVWVADNGNGTYKNPVLNADYSDPDAVRVGEDYYLVASSFDGIPGLPILHSKDLVNWTIIGHALKRQPPFDHFSKTQHGNGVWAPAIRYYKGEFYIYYPDPDFGIYVTKAKNIKGPWTDPILVEGGKGLIDPCPLWDDDGKVYLAHAYAGSRASIKSLIVIKELDATGTKVTSEGALVYDGHESDATIEGPKLYKRNGYYYIFAPAGGVATGWQLVLRAKNIYGPYERKVVMDQGTTPINGPHQGAWVQTPGGEDWFLHFQDKEAYGRVVHLQPMKWNNNWPVIGTDKDGDGKGEPVLVYKKPNVGKTYPIATPAESDEFNGRTLGLQWQWQANPLATWSFMNTAKGALRLYSGLFPDSAKNLWDVPNILLQKWPAEEFVTTTKLSFTPNPKLENEKAGIIVMGLSYANLALKSKKDGIWLVYATCKDAYKGNAETEKIISKVGDSTATIYFRVQVRPGAKCRFGYSADGSTFTDIETDFQAEVGRWIGAKTGLFCTRITRINDAGFADFDWFRVDKLAP from the coding sequence ATGATGCGTTTATTGTCTGCTACTTCTATTATTACTTGTTTGCTTGGAATGACCAATACAGGTCTTGCTCAAACCAATACATCCGTCTCAAAAGTCTGGGTAGCCGACAATGGCAACGGCACCTACAAAAACCCTGTCCTCAATGCCGATTATTCCGATCCTGATGCTGTACGGGTGGGGGAAGACTATTACCTGGTGGCTTCCAGCTTTGACGGCATTCCCGGTTTGCCCATCCTGCACTCCAAAGACCTGGTAAACTGGACCATCATCGGGCACGCATTGAAACGTCAGCCCCCGTTTGATCACTTTTCCAAAACACAGCATGGCAATGGTGTGTGGGCGCCTGCTATCCGGTACTATAAAGGAGAATTTTACATCTACTATCCCGATCCTGATTTTGGGATCTATGTTACCAAAGCTAAAAACATCAAAGGCCCCTGGACAGATCCTATCCTGGTAGAAGGCGGAAAAGGCTTAATAGATCCTTGCCCGCTTTGGGATGATGATGGTAAAGTATACCTGGCGCATGCCTATGCCGGCAGCCGTGCTTCCATCAAAAGCCTTATCGTAATAAAAGAGCTGGATGCTACTGGTACGAAAGTTACCAGTGAAGGCGCGTTGGTATATGATGGACATGAATCGGATGCGACTATAGAAGGCCCCAAGCTCTACAAGCGCAATGGCTACTATTACATTTTTGCTCCTGCCGGTGGTGTAGCCACAGGCTGGCAACTGGTACTGCGTGCTAAGAATATCTATGGCCCTTATGAAAGGAAGGTCGTCATGGACCAGGGTACTACGCCCATCAATGGTCCGCACCAGGGAGCGTGGGTGCAAACACCCGGTGGGGAAGACTGGTTCCTGCATTTCCAGGACAAAGAAGCCTATGGCAGGGTAGTGCATCTGCAACCCATGAAATGGAACAACAACTGGCCGGTCATTGGTACAGATAAAGACGGTGATGGTAAAGGCGAACCGGTATTGGTATACAAAAAGCCGAACGTAGGTAAAACCTATCCTATTGCCACACCGGCTGAAAGCGATGAATTCAATGGCCGCACCCTTGGACTGCAATGGCAATGGCAGGCCAATCCGCTGGCTACCTGGTCATTCATGAATACGGCTAAAGGGGCGCTGCGCCTGTATTCCGGCCTGTTCCCGGACTCGGCTAAAAACCTTTGGGACGTGCCCAACATCTTATTGCAGAAATGGCCGGCCGAAGAATTTGTTACTACCACCAAACTTTCCTTTACGCCCAATCCCAAACTGGAAAATGAAAAAGCCGGTATCATCGTCATGGGATTGAGCTATGCTAACCTGGCGCTTAAAAGTAAAAAGGATGGTATCTGGCTGGTGTATGCTACTTGTAAAGACGCTTACAAAGGAAATGCAGAAACAGAAAAGATCATTTCCAAAGTGGGTGACTCCACGGCTACCATCTATTTCCGGGTGCAGGTGCGCCCCGGCGCCAAATGCCGCTTTGGTTATAGTGCAGATGGTAGCACCTTTACCGATATAGAAACTGACTTCCAGGCCGAGGTTGGCCGCTGGATCGGTGCTAAAACAGGCCTGTTCTGCACCCGCATCACCCGGATAAATGATGCCGGCTTTGCCGATTTCGACTGGTTCCGTGTGGATAAACTGGCACCCTGA
- a CDS encoding FecR family protein, whose amino-acid sequence MEKPEQIWFLLSRNLSGEATPGEKEALDKALQEQPSLMQQYELLQRLWKPDTAVNTEEVATRISHILQRSAREAAQQEQQEQEVVPAPAFKKARVLTIIRWAAAIACISMGVWAWSFFSQKEQGESNEIIAKKGSKTRTILPDGSTVWLNAGSSIVYDPGFRGNTREVILQGEAYFDIVKMPQKPFIVHAGDINIRVLGTAFNVKSYAEEPTIETTLIRGSVQITRTGAKKGEPIYLHPNQKIVLLKVVASQVEETAAVKKEQETTSDKATAIISIDSNLRENERLETAWIYNRLEFRGDRFDQLAKKLERWYNITIHFEDQQAPDLVFNGSLENETVEQAFKALTAAVSFQYEIKGNDIYIRSPKSTE is encoded by the coding sequence ATGGAAAAACCTGAACAAATATGGTTCCTGCTTTCCCGCAACCTCAGCGGGGAAGCCACACCCGGGGAAAAAGAAGCGCTTGACAAGGCTTTGCAGGAGCAACCTTCCCTGATGCAGCAGTACGAGCTGTTACAGCGTTTGTGGAAACCCGATACTGCTGTAAATACGGAGGAAGTGGCCACCAGGATCAGCCATATCCTGCAACGTTCTGCCAGGGAAGCGGCGCAGCAGGAACAACAGGAACAGGAGGTTGTTCCCGCACCCGCGTTCAAAAAAGCCCGCGTCCTGACAATCATCCGCTGGGCGGCTGCGATAGCCTGTATATCAATGGGGGTATGGGCCTGGTCATTCTTCAGTCAAAAAGAACAGGGGGAAAGCAATGAGATCATTGCTAAAAAAGGAAGTAAAACACGCACCATCCTGCCGGATGGCTCTACTGTATGGCTCAATGCAGGTTCCAGCATCGTCTATGATCCCGGCTTCAGGGGCAATACCCGTGAAGTGATACTGCAGGGGGAAGCCTATTTCGACATCGTGAAAATGCCACAGAAGCCTTTCATCGTGCATGCCGGCGACATCAACATCAGGGTACTGGGAACGGCATTCAATGTAAAATCCTATGCAGAAGAGCCTACCATTGAAACCACCCTTATCAGGGGATCGGTGCAAATTACCCGCACCGGTGCGAAAAAAGGAGAACCCATCTACCTGCACCCCAACCAGAAAATTGTATTGCTCAAAGTAGTAGCCAGTCAGGTGGAGGAAACAGCGGCCGTAAAAAAAGAGCAGGAAACCACATCGGATAAAGCGACTGCTATCATCAGCATAGATAGCAACCTCCGGGAAAATGAACGGCTGGAAACGGCCTGGATCTACAACCGTCTTGAATTCCGGGGCGATCGTTTTGACCAGTTGGCAAAAAAACTGGAGCGTTGGTACAACATCACCATTCATTTTGAAGATCAGCAGGCGCCTGACCTCGTCTTCAATGGCTCATTGGAGAATGAAACGGTGGAGCAGGCCTTCAAAGCCCTTACCGCCGCCGTCTCTTTCCAGTATGAGATCAAAGGAAATGACATCTATATACGATCACCTAAATCAACAGAATGA
- a CDS encoding SRPBCC family protein — METTTKTKVTVSATVNAPVAKVWQYWNEPQHIMNWAFASPDWHAPAATNDLRVGGTFSTTMAAKDGSFSFDFGGVYDQVIEHKLIEYTLGDGRQVKITFEGNGNETKVTETFDPEDMHPVDFQQAGWQAILDNFKKYTEEA; from the coding sequence ATGGAAACAACAACAAAAACAAAGGTTACTGTATCTGCCACGGTTAATGCACCTGTAGCCAAGGTATGGCAATACTGGAATGAGCCCCAACATATCATGAACTGGGCTTTCGCTTCTCCTGACTGGCATGCTCCTGCCGCCACGAATGATCTGCGGGTAGGTGGTACGTTCTCTACTACTATGGCCGCCAAAGATGGCAGCTTCAGTTTTGATTTCGGCGGCGTGTATGATCAGGTTATTGAACATAAACTGATTGAATATACGCTCGGTGATGGCAGGCAGGTAAAGATCACTTTCGAAGGCAATGGCAATGAAACAAAGGTGACAGAAACCTTTGATCCAGAAGATATGCACCCCGTAGATTTTCAACAAGCCGGCTGGCAGGCGATCCTGGACAATTTTAAGAAGTATACAGAGGAAGCGTAG
- a CDS encoding endopygalactorunase yields the protein MNIYTTLTILLLTSIRFPAQARQQPVSDACSIVPAPRAAHIVRITGDTIVVAHGSTYLFTPDTPEDQGLVSTNPGVKGLLQEIKPKTGQGLQYAVLSKEGVEKKEGALITGDQLVVHSKDGKHTRSYYVLLQTMALNGRLVVEQPGITLHTPTNLVFYYTAGQRSPNASIRIYIPAGITVTMENTTVNVIGRGDVLLKYLATQSIGRVGTNYSYSKVGEVKITKTAQGGAVVAFDHLDLRPANGADLRLVIRDVVLSKAGAYFFKADYTTSSPAVLTSAGTASETATLTASATITNFTRVTGKEGQFTWQAGKYPASVQLLQSADKGKSWKAAKATIDARKGKAVVTGLTANQLYSFRIQVKDGIHKGFSNTVHYYAGPVDVKKFGVAGEDNKDYTEGINKAIDSLHALGGGILLFTKGVYSVRTVHLKSNVWLYVDKDATLKAIKGADAPESTWFSDRKYRSGLSPTDTGPYDDPENYMTKQDVGHHYFRNTMFFAEREDNIKIIGNGRITGDGNLVTGDRVMNNAPDNRADKMFVFKLCTNVEIGGLYRKEDLWYDEEKDEPYYMKGGAKDFNTDNMLQIDQAGHFVLLATGTDHIYVHDTYFSRANQRNVRDIYDFMACNDVTAVNIYSKVSSDDIIKPGSDCSLGFTRPASRYKVRNIIGDTNCNLFQIGSETADDITDLHVDNIYVLGANKAGFSISTNDGGHIKDVHLNCGHTGPVHSRSKMYRSTTPFFISISNRGRILGATVGKYAFTDHGEKHNELLVKNVNIGRVENIILNGIDIYEVYSGSSFSGKRWKAYDGSQKKATPIIAGYKLPDASVMESKLDFKLPNGQHTGYITNVVFNDVHVLVKGGNPLSDTGQAPPELGVGQYNVSNLKVQPSFGLWARHVKDLTVTGCTFKYEQPDGRYAIYLDDVLGAKINAVKTMRGKDNEAVIRLNESKDVVVDDAVYYDGTWGNTPVALPRIHYTSGSSVASFPDKSRQ from the coding sequence ATGAATATATATACCACGCTGACCATTTTATTGTTAACAAGTATACGGTTTCCGGCCCAAGCCAGGCAGCAACCGGTAAGCGATGCCTGTAGCATTGTACCGGCCCCCAGGGCGGCGCATATCGTCCGCATTACCGGCGATACCATAGTGGTGGCTCATGGCAGCACGTATTTATTTACGCCCGATACACCGGAAGACCAGGGCCTGGTAAGCACCAACCCGGGTGTAAAAGGACTGTTACAAGAGATAAAACCTAAAACCGGCCAGGGCCTGCAATATGCAGTGCTGAGCAAGGAAGGCGTTGAGAAAAAGGAGGGCGCCCTTATTACCGGCGATCAACTGGTGGTTCATTCAAAGGATGGCAAGCATACAAGAAGCTATTATGTTCTGCTGCAAACAATGGCCCTGAATGGCCGGCTTGTAGTGGAACAGCCCGGCATTACCCTTCATACGCCCACTAACCTGGTGTTCTATTATACAGCCGGACAGCGAAGCCCCAATGCCAGCATACGCATATATATTCCTGCCGGGATTACCGTAACGATGGAGAATACGACCGTGAATGTTATTGGCCGCGGTGATGTATTGCTGAAGTACCTGGCCACACAATCTATCGGCCGCGTGGGCACAAACTATTCTTATTCCAAAGTGGGAGAGGTAAAGATCACGAAAACTGCCCAGGGAGGTGCTGTTGTTGCATTTGATCACCTGGACCTGCGCCCGGCCAATGGCGCCGACCTGCGATTGGTGATCAGGGATGTTGTGTTGTCAAAGGCAGGGGCCTATTTTTTTAAAGCGGATTATACGACTTCCAGTCCGGCTGTACTCACGAGCGCCGGCACAGCCTCAGAGACAGCCACCCTCACCGCCAGCGCTACGATCACCAATTTTACCAGGGTAACTGGTAAGGAGGGGCAGTTTACCTGGCAGGCGGGAAAGTATCCTGCATCGGTCCAACTGCTGCAATCGGCTGACAAAGGAAAGAGCTGGAAGGCAGCGAAGGCCACTATTGATGCCCGTAAGGGTAAGGCTGTGGTTACCGGCCTGACAGCTAACCAGCTTTATAGTTTCCGCATACAGGTAAAGGATGGTATCCATAAAGGATTTTCCAATACGGTGCATTATTATGCCGGCCCGGTGGATGTGAAAAAGTTTGGTGTGGCCGGCGAGGATAACAAGGATTACACCGAAGGGATTAATAAGGCGATTGATTCCCTGCATGCACTTGGTGGCGGTATACTGTTGTTTACCAAAGGCGTTTATTCCGTACGTACGGTACATTTAAAGAGTAATGTATGGCTGTATGTAGACAAAGACGCTACCCTGAAAGCAATTAAAGGAGCCGATGCGCCGGAAAGCACGTGGTTCAGTGACCGGAAGTACCGCTCCGGCCTCTCTCCCACCGATACCGGTCCTTATGATGACCCGGAAAATTATATGACGAAGCAGGATGTGGGCCACCATTATTTCCGGAATACGATGTTTTTTGCAGAGCGGGAGGATAATATTAAGATTATTGGCAACGGACGTATTACCGGTGATGGCAACCTGGTAACGGGCGACCGCGTGATGAATAATGCACCGGATAACCGGGCCGATAAGATGTTTGTGTTTAAGTTATGTACGAATGTTGAGATCGGCGGATTGTACCGTAAGGAAGACCTGTGGTATGATGAAGAGAAAGATGAACCTTATTATATGAAGGGCGGCGCCAAAGATTTCAATACCGATAATATGCTGCAGATTGACCAGGCCGGGCATTTTGTGTTACTGGCTACGGGGACAGACCATATATATGTACATGATACTTATTTCTCCAGGGCCAATCAAAGGAACGTGCGGGATATTTATGATTTTATGGCCTGCAATGATGTAACCGCCGTTAATATTTATTCCAAAGTAAGTTCGGACGATATTATTAAGCCCGGTTCAGACTGCTCACTGGGATTCACCCGCCCGGCCAGCCGTTATAAAGTGCGCAATATTATTGGTGATACCAATTGCAACCTGTTCCAGATAGGCTCAGAAACAGCAGATGATATTACAGATCTCCATGTTGACAATATTTATGTGTTGGGCGCCAATAAAGCAGGGTTCTCTATTTCCACGAATGATGGCGGACATATTAAAGATGTACACCTGAACTGCGGCCATACCGGTCCTGTCCACTCCCGGTCCAAAATGTACCGGAGTACCACGCCTTTCTTTATTTCGATCTCTAACCGCGGACGTATTTTAGGCGCTACAGTTGGCAAGTATGCTTTCACTGACCATGGTGAAAAGCACAATGAGCTGCTGGTAAAGAATGTGAATATCGGGCGGGTAGAAAATATTATCCTGAACGGGATTGATATTTACGAGGTATACAGTGGCAGTTCTTTCAGTGGCAAGCGGTGGAAGGCCTATGATGGCAGCCAGAAGAAGGCAACACCTATTATTGCCGGCTATAAGTTGCCCGACGCTTCCGTGATGGAAAGCAAGCTGGATTTCAAATTGCCCAACGGCCAGCATACCGGTTATATTACTAATGTTGTATTTAATGATGTGCATGTATTGGTGAAGGGTGGCAATCCTTTGTCTGATACCGGACAGGCGCCGCCTGAGCTGGGTGTAGGTCAATATAATGTTTCGAACCTGAAGGTGCAGCCATCCTTTGGGCTGTGGGCGCGCCATGTAAAGGACCTGACCGTAACCGGATGTACTTTTAAGTATGAGCAACCGGACGGTCGCTATGCCATTTACCTGGATGATGTATTGGGAGCGAAGATCAATGCTGTAAAAACGATGCGCGGAAAGGATAATGAAGCGGTGATCAGGCTAAATGAGTCAAAGGACGTGGTGGTAGATGATGCCGTGTATTATGACGGTACCTGGGGCAATACACCGGTGGCGCTTCCCCGCATTCATTATACTTCGGGTAGCAGCGTAGCCAGCTTCCCGGATAAGAGCAGGCAATAG
- a CDS encoding zinc-binding alcohol dehydrogenase family protein, protein MKSLVCTSPGQFEYKDLQKPVPEKGHALIRIRRIGICGTDLHAFEGTQPFFTYPRILGHELSGELVETGGAEGFQPGETVSFIPYFNCGACIACRNGKPNCCTNIKVCGVHVDGGMVEYLAVPAHTLLHGEGLSYDALALVEPLAIGAHGLRRAGVEKDEFVLVVGAGPIGLGIIALAGIAGAKVIALDVNQNRLDFCKDKLNVQHTINAATEDVMAQLKHITNGDMPTVVIDATGSLKAINNAFQYMAHGARYVLVGLQKGDISFPHPEFHKREATLMSSRNATRTDFEHVIRCIKNGQIDPLTFITHKVTFDQTKDQFAGWLDPANGVIKAMVEMN, encoded by the coding sequence ATGAAGTCATTAGTATGTACATCTCCCGGTCAGTTTGAGTATAAGGACCTGCAGAAGCCAGTACCTGAAAAGGGACATGCACTCATCCGTATCCGCCGTATCGGCATCTGTGGTACCGACCTGCACGCATTTGAAGGCACACAGCCTTTCTTTACTTATCCACGTATCCTTGGTCATGAGCTGTCAGGTGAATTAGTAGAGACCGGTGGAGCCGAAGGCTTTCAGCCCGGCGAAACAGTTTCTTTTATCCCTTACTTTAATTGTGGCGCCTGTATTGCCTGTCGCAATGGCAAGCCCAACTGTTGTACCAACATCAAAGTGTGTGGCGTGCATGTGGATGGAGGCATGGTGGAATACCTGGCTGTTCCTGCCCATACTTTATTACATGGAGAAGGGTTATCCTATGATGCGCTCGCATTGGTAGAGCCCCTGGCTATTGGTGCGCATGGCCTGCGCAGGGCCGGGGTGGAAAAAGACGAGTTTGTGCTGGTAGTGGGAGCAGGGCCTATCGGGCTTGGCATCATAGCATTGGCCGGCATTGCAGGAGCTAAAGTCATTGCACTGGACGTTAATCAGAACCGCCTTGATTTTTGTAAGGATAAACTCAACGTACAGCATACCATCAATGCCGCCACAGAGGACGTGATGGCGCAGTTAAAACACATTACCAACGGCGATATGCCTACGGTTGTCATAGATGCTACAGGCAGCTTAAAAGCCATCAACAATGCTTTTCAATACATGGCGCATGGGGCCAGGTATGTATTGGTGGGCCTGCAAAAGGGCGACATCAGCTTCCCTCATCCGGAGTTTCACAAGCGGGAAGCTACCCTTATGAGCAGCCGCAATGCTACCCGTACCGACTTTGAGCATGTCATCCGCTGTATAAAGAACGGTCAGATTGATCCGCTCACCTTTATTACCCATAAAGTAACCTTTGACCAGACCAAAGATCAGTTCGCCGGCTGGCTCGATCCCGCCAATGGAGTGATAAAGGCCATGGTAGAAATGAATTAA
- a CDS encoding tetratricopeptide repeat protein, with protein MTEIITAILNGDKISIDDGVDVWTFDKTQQHRKEVMGRQFIPIAANMDQQYLYRLEADPLTINTRIYLIDERGIALHNFSICELLNKKDLFKITSKMREGEEIKRYRSFIEQYAQCPGSLYWIALELSLAVYDERGSEEMDKESQQLFKDLAEKGDARACHELANHYYFNTSERDEVIKWRTRAIEEGETADLKELADFIIDEYPDKVHLALDTLHTMQQNNINTAWAYWKEGHIYMTGIGGITPDPGHGFLLTEKASGLGHIVAKSDLASFYFQGMGVAKDLHTALQLLTEANEASKKVHNQYMDLADEEEPMEEGDFEEQIALIKKELGQ; from the coding sequence ATGACTGAAATAATTACGGCGATCCTCAATGGCGACAAGATTTCAATAGATGACGGTGTGGACGTGTGGACATTTGACAAAACGCAACAACACCGCAAGGAAGTAATGGGCAGGCAGTTTATCCCGATCGCTGCCAATATGGACCAGCAGTACCTGTACCGGTTGGAGGCTGATCCTCTCACTATCAATACCCGTATCTATCTCATTGATGAGAGAGGTATTGCATTGCACAACTTTTCTATATGTGAGCTGCTCAATAAAAAAGACCTCTTTAAAATCACCTCCAAAATGCGGGAGGGGGAAGAAATAAAGCGATACCGCTCCTTCATAGAGCAGTATGCCCAGTGCCCGGGCAGCCTCTACTGGATAGCCCTTGAACTATCGCTGGCTGTTTATGACGAGCGTGGTTCTGAAGAAATGGACAAAGAGAGTCAGCAGCTATTCAAAGACCTGGCAGAAAAGGGCGATGCAAGGGCTTGTCATGAACTGGCCAATCATTACTATTTCAATACCAGTGAGCGGGACGAAGTCATAAAATGGCGTACCCGGGCTATTGAGGAAGGCGAAACTGCCGACCTGAAAGAACTGGCCGATTTCATCATAGACGAATACCCCGACAAAGTACACCTGGCGCTGGATACCCTGCATACCATGCAGCAGAACAACATCAATACTGCCTGGGCTTACTGGAAGGAAGGCCACATCTACATGACAGGTATTGGTGGTATTACACCCGATCCCGGCCACGGATTCCTGCTTACCGAAAAAGCCAGCGGGCTGGGGCATATAGTCGCTAAAAGTGATCTTGCTTCCTTCTACTTCCAGGGCATGGGGGTTGCCAAAGACCTGCATACAGCCCTTCAGTTGCTGACCGAGGCCAATGAAGCCTCCAAAAAAGTCCACAACCAATACATGGACCTGGCAGATGAGGAAGAGCCGATGGAAGAAGGAGATTTTGAAGAGCAGATCGCTTTAATTAAAAAGGAACTGGGCCAGTAA